A segment of the Gossypium hirsutum isolate 1008001.06 chromosome D10, Gossypium_hirsutum_v2.1, whole genome shotgun sequence genome:
taaatagaattttttttctgtATATGCTTTTactttttttgtattaatttcaACTCGAAGCTTCTCCTCATACCCATTGCTTTGAATATTAAGATTGAATTAGGAAGTAATTATaggatataaaaaataattaataattgatatgaatatttaaaaaaaaaattatatccatACAAGTATATGAGTGTCACAGATGGATGTTTATAATGGAGGTTCAACATTGTGCAGAAGCTACCACTGAAACAATGGCTTATCTTCAACCATTGATCTTCTATATTCTGTCTGCTCTTGCAATATTTTGGCTTATTTCTCCCTCCCATTCCTCTTTAGATAATGTTAATGTATTTTAATGAATTGTTTTAATGtattttggagtaaaaataatccacaaaaaagaagattaaattaaaaaaatttgttaattgGCACATGGTTAAGCattattttttccttctttcgGAACCCAGTTTGAGCTTTGCTCCAAGATGGATGCATCCATTAATTGAGCTAAATAAGAACAGCCCATGCAGTGTGTATGGGgccataaattttacaattaatattttaaaaaagtgtCCAACTTATATAATCACATGGTTTACTGAAACCCGTCTGCATTAGATATAGCAACAACATTAATTGTTTCTCGTCACATGGTTTACTGAAAGGGAAAGAAAACAATAGTCATCATCCCCATTCTCAACTATAAAAACCCTTGCATAATGGAGGTTCAGCATTGTGCAAAAGCTATCACTTAAACAATAATGGCTTATCTTCGACCATTGATCTTCTATATTCTGGCTGCTCTTGCAATATTCATGCTTATTTCTCCCTCCCATTCCTCTTTAGATAATGTTAATGACAACGTTACTGTGTCACTGTACTATGAAACAAGTTTATGTCCACGTTGTGCCTCCTTTATCTCCAATGACCTCGTCAAGGTCTTCCACACTGACCTCCATACCATTACCAATCTAAGATTGGTCCCTTGGAGCAATGCTGAAATCCATTGCCAGGTTTCCAACTCCATtcttcattttaatatattttcattattaactAATGAAGTTCAATTTCTTTCTTCTACTGTAACTAATTATAGTTTATGCAACAATGTccagcatggagaagaagaatgcCACTTAAACACTATACatagttgtgtcatccatttcTGGCCTGATGTGGTAACTTCTATTAGCCATAAGTATTTGTACTCCTCTCCAACTCGTGTTTACTTACTCTACTGTGTAGCAGAAAGAACACTTGGAATTCATTGGCTGCACAGAGCAACAAAGCTTAAAGGGGTGGCCCGTTGAAGCACTGTGGAAAAATTGCAGTGAAAAGCTGAGATTGAATGAGGAGATAATCAACGAATGCTATACTACTGGATTTGGATATAAGGTTGGCTGCATGTCTTAGTATTTAATTAACACTTCTCCTTAGCTTTTTCTAACATTGAATTTCCAAATTAATAAAATGCAGCTTCTGCTGCAATATGCTAACGAAACCGCACATCTGAAGCCAGCTCAAGAATATGTGCCATGGGTGGTGGTGAATAATCAGCCACTCAGACAAGTGAGTTTTGTTTATTTCTCCCTCTTGGTGTGACTGTGAAGTAAAATTTTGTGACAAGCAACTTCAATATTTATTTCATGGTTGCAggactttgaaaattttgtgaaatatgtgTGCCAAGCTTATAAAGGAGATCATAAACCAGCTGCTTGCAAAGCACAATCATCCAATCTCAGCCCAACCATCTATGCATGTAATATCTATATATGGagtatttttcttttgatttgtaaatttgtaaaaatgcaTTGTATCATTTTTCATTATGGGTAGCATTTGCAGTACCCCAGCCGCCAGTAATTCCAGTGGTAGACTTCTACAAATTGGCGCTTCAGTGGCCTCCCTCTGTTTGTAGGTCTACTCTCAACTGTAAACTCCCAATCCCAACTGATTTCAAAATACATGGAATTTGGGCGCAAGACGCTCATGACATGCCGGTGCCCCCGTACGATGGAAGGAAGCCTTGCACCCATCCAGCACCTATTCTAAGCTGGTTACCACTCCAAGTACGCATACGTACATTCTTCGCTTGAAACTATTAAGTAATTTATCTGTAatctaatcaattttttttatttttttatttaaaagcatTTGTTGATGAGCGATGTAGCTCTTTGGAACCAATTGCCCACACGTTGGCCGAACTTGGCATCGACAGGGTCAGACAATGGGTTTTGGACCAAGGAATGGGTGAAACATGGCACATGTTCCGACTTTGCACAACATCCTCTGTCATACTTCCAATCGGCCATACAACTTAGGACAAATTTAAATCCAGGTATATcgaataaattgtttttattttcccTTCACATTCCTATTTGTGTTTAATATACTTTATTGTCTCTTatttgttttaatgaattttgggATTTAGCTATGGGACTCACACGTGGATCCACCTATACGGTCCGACAAGTTGCGGACATAGTTTTCCGGCTTATAGGAGCATCTCCACAAATTTCTTGCAGTAAACACAGAAGAACTAGAGTTCTACTACTCGGGGAGATGTTTATTTGTTATGGAAGACCGGGGCCATCCCATACCTTTGGAACTCCCCAAAATTGTTCCAACTTATTTTACGGCCTGTGCAGTAGTGGATCCGATACCATAGAATTTCCATAGCCAGCTTTACCACAGTTGtctcatatatatttaaaaatgttcAATGTAATACCTGAATTATCAGTATGTGTTTTATTACAGTACTCTAAATtatcatatatgtttttttatctttataaaaTCCGATCAACAACTTTGaatgatttaaactcaaaattattcGATTTTGAAATAACATTAATCTGAATATAGATTTAAAATTACCCAAAACCAATCCCATAACATTATAATGTACTTTTGAAAGAATATcaaaccaacaaatttaacaaagaaTTTCGCATAATTGTCGAAAAAACActcaatttttttgagtttttgggtTTGAGccattaaccttttttttttggattgacACCCTTAACggtatgattttttaataaattaacccAATTTTAACAGAAAATGTGAGTTGATCGTCGGTCAAACCATAGGTAAACAAAGTAGCCTATGTGGTGTGCCACATAAGCACGAGTTCGGgtgtcggttacgtacgaggaaggattagcactaaaggtgatcatgggctgggccgggccaggcctaaaattttttttggccCGCGCCCTAGGCCTGGGCTCGACctagcccaaaatatgggcctgaaattttgtccaagcccgtcCCGAGAAAAAATCCTAAGCCCGAGCCCGaccctttttttaataaacaccaaaattgtatcttaaaaataaaaaataaaagaagtattttaaaaatactttaaaaataaaaaataaaaaatatatatttattatataaatactaaatgtCTAATGGGAAATGGGGAAATggaaaatgtattttaaaaataaaaatatatatttattatatattcagGCCGGGCCTGGACCAAAAAAGTTTTgcaaacgggcctcattttttgcccaaacccatatttcgggcctatatttttacccaaaccctctcatatttTGGGTGGGCCATCGGGCCGGgccgcccaacccatgatcacctctaattaGCACCCtcgcgcccaaaattggtacttagttaattaattagtgtctcgtcgaaaattgaaaactttaaagagatttaaaatacgatcctttcttaaaatattaaaaatttgagaaatgaacatatttcacgttaatcgagaaaaagaatcgcgtcccgtgagttaggacacaatatcttaAATTCTTGATGGACAAATAAACgcctaaaaatttattttaaaagatgtTTGACTATATCGGTTTTAGAAAaaatcatattccgtaagttagaacacgatcttttagTAATTCTCgagattatttaaaatttatgcttAAAAATGTTCGggtatttggattttttttagaaagttgaaaccccgtaagttagggaacgacttttcgaatttcaaaatatgaatattgCTTGTTTAAAACATCATTTTTAATGAATCGAGTAAAATGTAGGACGATTTTGTACATAGTAAAATAAATACAGAGACGGATTAATTAATGTAggataaatagtaaataaaagagTCGAATTAAAatgcttttaaaataaaataggcATAAAAAGGTTGACATTACGCGAAACAACGAAACAATAaaggaaatataaaatatatacaagtGTATATAAAAATTGGGgattaaattcaaaaagtatgtattatattatattcGGGACAAGTGAGTTTGTTTATTTCTCTCTTGGTGTGATTGTGAAGTAGCATTTTGTGACAAGTAACTTCAATATTTATTTCATGGTTGCAggactttgaaaatttttgtgaaatatgtgttgttgacaccatttttttgataaaacagggtcgatttgggttttgaaaaataaagacgaatatggagtcgccaccaattcttttttgatgaggtgtgatcgggccacctcgaaagatggtttttttttataaacaatttgattttatcaaaacaacaattttggtctgcaaaaataaaaaaggggttcgggagtcggttacgtacgaggaatgattagcacACTCGTAAtcgagaaagaaaattttgaagaatttaaaatacaaacctttgtcaaaatattgaaaatatttaaaaaagaaaaaagagcatatttcacgttaatcgagaaagagaatcgcatcttgtaagttaggacacaatgtcttaaattTTTGACACGAAAATAAATGCCAAAAATTTGCTTATTTGAGAAGAGTTcgattatctcgggtttagaaaagAGATCATGTCCCGtgagttagaacacgatcttttgtTAATTCCCAAgaacatttaaaaactttgatTGAAATGATTCGTGTATTTGGATTTATCGAGAAAACTGAAACCCCGTAAGATAGGGTACGATTTTTCCGAATACCAAAATACGAAATgctatttatttaaaacaaattttaatatatcGAGTAAAAAATGAAACACGATGTCGTAATAAAAAATGCGAAAATAAATTACATTGTTGGTAtgcataacaaaataataatacgaTGATAcaagcataaatagcacaaatgcAAGTAAATGAAAGATAAATACAGAGATGAATTAATTAATGTAagataaatagtaaataaaagagTCGAATTAAAatgcttttaaaataaaataggcATAAAAAGGACGACATTACGCGAAACAACGAAACAATAaaggaaatataaaatatatgcattagaggtgctcatgggccgggcggctcgacggcccgcccgaaatatgggagggtttgggtaaaaatataggcccgaaatatgggcttgggcaaaaaaacgaggcccgtttagaaaacgggccgggccgggcctcgggcaccactttttcgacccgggcccggcccggcccgatttaataaatatatttattttttaattttaaaatattttttacatactttttaattttttaaaaattttaaaatacttttaaaatactttttttttattttttttaattttaaaatatttttaaaatatttttttaatttttttaattttaaaatatttaaaaaatatttttaaaatactttttttaattttttaaaatttttaaaataaaaatgggccgggccagATCAggcccgggcttatgattttttcTCGGGctgggcctgggcaaaatcttaggatcataatattaataataaatagtaatgatgcaatataataattttaataatgttgaaataattaatttaacaggaaaaataactaaaacagcagattgagggttaaattgaaaaCAAACGAGGTTTTAGGgccaaaattaaaaatgaaaagcaCAAAAAAACTAAATCACAACACGCGTGAAAGGAAGAGGAGCAAAAGGGGAAATACTCCCTCGCTGACAAACGGCATCGTTCTAGTGAGGCGCGTGTGCATGGTTTGGGGACCAAATTAAAACAGAAGAAAAATTATGTAgccaaaattacaaatatatgaaaaaactgcattcaaaacaacacaaaagtGGAGGCACCAATTGTGAAAATATCCCCCTAAATGAAGACACGTGGATCCTCTTTGCgggtcgggtcaacacgcggatccgaaggacaaaacgacgtcgtttcgagCTTAAGGACGCCATTACTTGGCGGTATAAAAgctaattttttaagaaaagaaaTCATTCCCTGTAGTTtgtaaagaaacaaaaaaaaagggaaaaggggGTCTCTTTTCTCTGGATGAAGTCCAGATTCCGGCCAAAGGGCCGCCTTGTATCCGCCGCGCCGCCGCCACACCGGCCGCCGTATGCGTGCCGGAAAGTTCAAAGGTGAGTTTTTTTTTCCGCATatttgtgtatgtatatatataaactattcttttttaaaaagaaaaaaaaatgtagatATATGTATGtccaaagaagaaaagaaaaaactcaaaaaaaacgCAAGTAAATAAAAAAACGCAAGTAAAATAGAACAGAcggaaaaaagaaaagagcagaaacgagaaaaaaaaaactacctttaaaattttttgttttttgattcCTGTGTTAAAAAAAAAGCTACATCACTGTTTGTAGcttttaaaaaatagagagattgaattcttaaaaataaaaattaagtattaaatttcaaaaagtacATAAATGTGATATCctttaaatttaatcttttaaaaattggggattaaattcaaaaagtatctattatattatatttgatcTTAATCCTTCCTCACATGGATACAAATGCAAATAAGTAAATTTTCCTAAATTCcatataattattataacctATCAAATGCTTACCTTTTATGCTTCTTTGCTTCCTGGTTAAGGTTTGGACCATAGATGACACCTACCAACTCCCATTTTATTCATTCCTCTTACCCAAttacaaagaaaatcaaaatagcAAGATGCAGAGGCCAAGGTTTGAATTGCCAGAAGCTTTGGTTATGGAAATTCCGTCAAAGCTTCCAGTTAAATCCCTTACTCGCTTCAACTGTGTTTGTAAGTATTGGTGTTCTTCTTTTCAAACTCCTCATTTCATTTCCAATAATTATCACAACAACCTTGAAAACAACAACCTTAATCTACTGCTTAGTCGCTGTGATGGTAACACCTTCCAACGTTATTTCTCTCAACTTTCAaatgaaaaatatcaaaattatatagtaAAACAAAACATTCACTTGCCCTTTTTTAAGAATGATCGCCCCTCTGTTTATGGTGCTTGTCATGGATTGTTGTGTTTACTTGATCCTTCAAAGGATAAGGCTGCCATTTGGAACCCATCAACCAGAGAGTTTAAAATCCTTCCACCATCTTCAATCCAACGCCCTCCATATTTTTCACCATTCGAAGAAACCTACCTTACTTTAGATGACGTTTCTTTTGACCACGCTTCTTTTGGGTTTGATTCTAAAACTGATGACTACAAAGTCATACGATTTGTTACTCTTACTTTTGTTAATAGTGAAGAACAATATCCACATCCTCATTTTATGGACCAAGTTGAGTTGTATTCTCTTAGAAGTAATTCCTGGAAGGAAATTCCATGTCCTGATTATAAACCAACTGAAACAACTTTGGGAAATAATTATGTAGACGGAATTTGCTATTGGAAAACAGAGACAGGGGCATATCTTGATTTTAGAGGACTAATTCTTTCATTTGACATGGGGAATGAGAAGTTCTCAATTTTACCTATCCCAGAATTCGTTGGGTCTTTCCCAGAATACTATGTTAATCTATTGGTGTTTAATGGATCACTTGGTGCTATTGTTTACCCAACGGAAGGAATTGACACGTCTTTTGATTTATGGGTTACAAGTGAAGGAGTGtggactaaacaattcaatattaAATCCATTTCTGGAGTTGTACGCCCACTGGGATTTGGAAAAAATGGTGACTTGTTTCTTAGAGACACAAATGATGAAGTACTCCTATTTGACGCCTCCACCCAAGAGCTTAAGGAGCTTCAGATTAATACTTATCTAGATCATTTTCGGTTCACCATCTCCCTTCACGCTTATTTAGAGAGCCTGGTTCGTATCAATGGAATACAAGAGAATATTGAGAAACATGTAATACGTCAACCAGCGAGAGATGCATCAAATGAATACTAAATATGAAGAAGGCATGAAATGGATACTGAATATGAAGAGGGATGCGGAGCTAGAACATATATGTGTAAGATGTAATAGGAATTTTTTGTTGTGAGCTTCTTAATATTGCTGTTATTGTTTGGGTTATATGTTTGAGATGTTAACTATTTCCTGGTTTCTGTATTTGGAGAATTGTTCAGTTTATATTTGGTTTTTGTTGGTTAGATATCTATAAGATTGCTTAGATGTTGATATTGTTTTCTGCGGAAAAAATTGCAAGTCGAAGAGGATTTGATGTTTAAGGTTGTcattaactaattaaaataattgctGTAAGTggcataatttttataacttaatccAAAACAGGTCTCACCTGATGGTTAAGATTCTTAAATAGATGAAGATCCGATGAACATCACAACATGAGCATCGAATCAGCCACAAATCCATGTTGCCATGATGCCATTTCGTTCGAGTGAGTGAAATTATGGTACTTTTTTCAAGTTACCTTGTGTTACAAGCTTGTGTGTTAATTGCTTTAACTACTATAAAATTCAATCTGCATTCACTTTCAAAAGAAAATCCTCTCTATTCTGAATGATGGTTTGAGTTTTGCCATCCCTAAATAATAGGGATGATATCTTAAAGATCAAATATGATTTGAGAAAACTAGCTACACTTGGATTTCATTTCTCACTCCAGCATACGAGTTTGCAAAATAGCACAGAGACAGTCTGGATTGCTAAGCTTTTTCTCTATTATAGCGCAGCAACGCTTGGAAACTGGAGCTCTTCGGTATTTGGTTGCGTATGTACATGGAGACAGCTTCTGAGCTTCCTTCTCTACGTCATGCTTCCCACAGGACCATAATAATCATGAGTTACATCCACTCCATGGAATCCTGCAATGCTTATACTCACAATAAATACTATAACCCACATGTATTTCACTTGAGTTTCCATTTCTTGAATGCAATAATCAATTATACTTATCTACAATTTGAACCCAAACGAAGAcatttctcaaaaattttataCCCAAAATAGCTGAAAAGTAGCTAAACAAAGATGAATTCCACCGATTACAGTGATTTGGAGTTACCAGATTATGAAGTCATCAATTACACCTTGTTTATACTCTTTCACAAGCAACCTTATATATGAAACTGATCCCCAATTTAAGCTTGTTGTTTTATATATCTTGTTTCTCCTTCTAAAGACCCAATTTCAAGTCTTCCTTTTTAAGGTGTTGTATAATTGCTCTCTAGAGAtgatgactttgaaaatttgtcACATGGTTTATTGAAAGTGACAAAAAACTATGGTGGTTAACTATCACCCCAATGCTTAACAATAATGGTTAGCTTTCAGTTGGAGACCctctttaattatataaaaatagtcaattttcaattttagttaatttttagttttgatcCCTGACCTTTAGTTTCTTTCATAATTTGGCGCTTCAACTCCCAACTCCATAACGCCATTTTCTGTAACACAGAAGAAATAGTGTTCTACTACTTCGGGAGAGGTATATTTTTATGGAAGGCCGAGATTATTCCAACTCCTTGGAACACCTCAAAATTGTTCCAACTTATTTACTGCCAATTTAAGAGCCGACCAATGTCATAGAATTGTGCTATGTATCTGGCAagcaataaaaaattttatgaataacaatttaataaaaatgattagCAAAATTGAAGTAGCTTTCATGCATTAAATGTTTGGCTTTTATGCCTCTTTGCtacattggtaaggtttgatcaaTTTGCCTTTTATGTATTTGGCTGAATTTGGTTGTAATGGTTTCGCAGGCATTTGATTGAGCTGAGACACGGAGAGAAAGGAGCAAAGCCCCATCTGAACCTATTTATGATTAGTCATCATGACCTTCCCTTCCCATCCCTTCTCACCTCACTCATTTATTACTTTCTGCAACTGCCCCTCCACTTCGCCTTCTTTTTATTTCACCATATAAACATGTATGTATGTAGGTTAGAGTGCGGGATCTTGTTGTTTTACTTCCATTTTGGCTGATTAGTCTAATCTTCATGTAATGAACTATGCTATGTTGTTTCgattatttaaatagaaaaattgcAGTGAACAGCTGAGATTGAATGAGGAGATAATCAACAAATTAATGCTACGCTACTGGATTTGGATATAAGGTTAGCTGCATGTCCTAGTATTTAATTAACATTGAATTTCCAAATTAATAAAATGCAGCTTCTGCTTGCAATATGCTAACGAGACTGCACATCTGAAGCCACCTCAAGAATATGTGCCATGGGTGGTGGCGAATAATCAGCCTAGTGAGTTTGTTTATTTCTCTCTCTTGGTGTGATTGTGAAGTAGCATTTTGTGACAAGTAACTTCAATATTTATTCCATGGTtgcaaaactttgaaaattttgtgaaatatgtgTGTCAAGCTTATTAAGGTGATCATAAACCAGCTGCTTGCAAAGCAGTCTCAGCCCAACCATCCATGCATGTAATATCTATAtatgtaaaaagaaaaacaaacaagcACGGTGAATGATTGGAAATGTTGAATGTTGATAATAAATTCAATTCTTGAGAAACCAAACTCACAAGTATAAACTACTACATTACATCTTGATGGCTGAGCTGAGATAGCAAGGATTTGATAAATGAATCAAGTCTTGACTTTGTTGGTTGTCCCACTGTTTTATTCCTTTTTATCTATGGTATGATATGCAACAATCACTTATAGTATTCCTTTTGcattaaatatatattgtaaCATTTAGGTTAATATAATTTCAATTTACTCAACAAAGCAAGGAATCTTGCTAAGCTAATCTTTCTGTCAGCTGGTGTGAATCATAACAAAAATAGATATATTTTGATGCTTGAAAATACCAGCTAACCAATTCTACATTATAATTTGGAGACTCAAAGCATTGTTTTGATAAAGGAATTTGCATTAATATTATGGTGGGTAAGTTGTGTTGGAACTTTCAGCAAAACAAAATGAGAGACCGAatgaagcaaagaaaaaaaacttgaaaGTGAAAAAAACTCTGTAAAAATGTAACTGAAAGTCATgtattttcattcaaattttgaatatatgtgaGTTACAAAAGGTTTGTACAGTTACCTACTAGTTAACTGCTCCCATTAAaattatactaaaaatattacaaCTTGCATACAAAAGAAAGCTGTCATACCAGCTattacatcaaaatacaaaaGATTTGGACAAAGTTACATAGGCACAAATCATCCAAAATAAGTTGCTTCAATCGGACCAGCTCCATTTCTTTACTTCAGAACAGTATAGCAGCTTGACATTGCTCAATTTGCTGCTGCTGGTCTTTTGTTGCAATGCAGGCCAAAGTTCAACAAGTTGATACGTGAAAGCAAATCCATTTTTGTTTACTGTCAATGGAATCTTTGACAGTTTTGCACATGTTTTCTTTTGTCCATCAAAGCTTTGGGATTAACTTCTTATAAACTACAACCTTCAtacataaatagataaataattgaaagtttCATAAAACGAAAATGGAAACTCACTAACCAGATTCTAgcaattgaacaaaaaaaatcaaatcttttCCCTCTCAAAAAAGTACTTACTTTTAAAAGTTTGGGTTTTTATTCTTGCAATTTTCTATTTTCCCCcttttttattgattgagtttcaATCCCCACAAAGAATTTAATTTTGTTTGGCTTTTTGAAAGCTATTGAGTCACAATAAACACAATAACCCACATGTACTTCACTTGAGTTTCCATTCAACTTGAACCCCAAACGAAGACATTTCTCAACAATTTATACCCAAACAAATAGCTAAAATGTAGCTAAACAAAGATGAATTCCACCGATTACAATGGACATGGATTTGGAGTTACCATATCATTAAGTCATCAACTACACCTTGCTTCTATGTATGCTCTTTCTCAAGCAACCCTATATATGAAACTGATCCACAATTTATATATCTTGTTTCTCTATCCAAAGACCCAATTTCAACGTTTATACTTCTTTTATAATTTGGTGCTTCAACATTTATAATGTCATTATTTAGTCttaatatttaggaaaaataccaaaaaaagccctatttttttaaaatttaccgaaatgggcccggtattttattatttaccggaatgggccattttccccaaaatcgcgtccacgtcagcgcgatgtcaggggacgtgtcagcaaatcgcgtccacgtcagcgcgctttgcttacgtggacacaaatcgcgcctacgaggacgcgatttTCTGACACATCAGCAAAACGCGCTGATGTccacgcgatttgctgacacgtcccctgacatcgagctgacgtggacgcgatttcggggaaaatgacccattccggtaaataataaaataccgggcctatttcggtaaattttaaaaaaatagggcttttatgtgtaatttgccccctttttttggtattttgcccctaataatacatattaatgtattactgtaatatgtagctcaaattatgtattgtagttaatattcataatattgtAGCTCAAATTGTTAATCCGTCTATActattgtactaataatatatattaatgtaatattgaagagttaattgattaaaaaataaatgcaacaagtacaaaaaagattcaaaattattaccaagaagatttgaaccaaggtactaagggaaaagagcaagcatcttaaccaactaagctaaactaattaattaacatgttataaaaatactgttattgtcttaattatattatttacgtTCTAAtgatttatcggacctattccatacacgtgtcaagtcaaaaaaataatacaacaattctgtaaaaaaaatccgatgtttacttcaaataataagaaaaataatgatttgaatgtttcaaaattcaaatttaaaccgaaaaaatcaaaatttagaggcaaaaaaggatctttttcgatgAAAACTGTGGCAAACCGCCTTCGGCTGTTTGTCAgtgcgtagatctcgaaaagttattcgaaataaaaaaatcgtcacaatcggacaaccgagccaaaagttatggcctttcaaagttttcaaagctaaaaaacataaactgttcatgaaTTATTGCTTCCACATCAGCAAATCGCgcttacgtggacgcgatttgttgccacgtaagtaatcgcgctgacgtggatgcgacttgctgacacatcccctgacatcgcgctaacATGGATGCGATTTTGGGGAAAATAGCCCATTcctgtaaataataaaataccgggcccatttcggtaaattttaaaaaaatagggctttttttggtattttgcccaAATATTAAGACTAAATGAGGTAATGGACCGAATAGCACTACTCGAATGAAATGGAGGGATCGAAATAGAAAATATCCTCGCCCTCCAAAACTCATCGCTTTGCGCGGGACCgaattgaaataaaagaaaaatcatagagtaaaaattgaaaataaaaataaactg
Coding sequences within it:
- the LOC107935433 gene encoding F-box protein CPR1, with protein sequence MQRPRFELPEALVMEIPSKLPVKSLTRFNCVCKYWCSSFQTPHFISNNYHNNLENNNLNLLLSRCDGNTFQRYFSQLSNEKYQNYIVKQNIHLPFFKNDRPSVYGACHGLLCLLDPSKDKAAIWNPSTREFKILPPSSIQRPPYFSPFEETYLTLDDVSFDHASFGFDSKTDDYKVIRFVTLTFVNSEEQYPHPHFMDQVELYSLRSNSWKEIPCPDYKPTETTLGNNYVDGICYWKTETGAYLDFRGLILSFDMGNEKFSILPIPEFVGSFPEYYVNLLVFNGSLGAIVYPTEGIDTSFDLWVTSEGVWTKQFNIKSISGVVRPLGFGKNGDLFLRDTNDEVLLFDASTQELKELQINTYLDHFRFTISLHAYLESLVRINGIQENIEKHVIRQPARDASNEY